The Chroicocephalus ridibundus chromosome 3, bChrRid1.1, whole genome shotgun sequence genome has a segment encoding these proteins:
- the LOC134512577 gene encoding uncharacterized protein LOC134512577: MLPPGAAGGAARLPGRRRLSARPRRTAASRRRGTGEGEGPGRARGRRGCAFCTARLHCALNSRGGGGGGGGGGGRGGGREGGRQAEGGRRTSPAWRRGQLSSCSRSSLTSPGVYPLSPRGGTRQNPPLSAPHLLLLLLLLLPGPSSQTGSLRCSPHTGAQRPSPGHRLPSPPANPGSPAAPPHRALPQRHPVPLPRPHRHLPARSLMHQLPEAMGKLQQMLQHRWLKMPLEDRTPGLDHCFPSPLQGGREARGLIAPARFRCLHLSTWVQAMFSPCLLPACCYSYSQNNPCQAFAEGECSRFKTHINQLEPVWGIFSRKSLQPHFSPSFTTF; the protein is encoded by the exons ATGCtcccgccgggggctgcagggggggcggcgcggctcccgggccggcggcggctcAGCGCCCGGCCGCGGCGCACGGCAGCATCCCGGCGGCGGGGGACCGGGGAgggcgaggggccggggagggcgaGGGGCCGGCGGGGCTGCGCCTTCTGCACCGCCCGGCTGCACTGTGCGCTCAACtcgcggggaggaggaggaggaggaggaggaggaggaggaagaggaggagggagagagggagggaggcaggcggagggaggcaggagaaccAGCCCTGCGTGGCGGCGCGGCCAactttcctcctgcagcaggagcagcctcacatCCCCCGGCGTGTACCCCCTCTccccgcggggggggacacggcaaaaccctcccctctctgccccccatctcctcctcctcctcctcctcctcctccctgggcctTCCTCCCAGACAGGGTCTCTCCGCTGCTCCCCACACACCGGAGCTCAGcgcccctccccggggcaccgactcccctctccccccgccaaCCCCGGctccccggctgcccccccccaccgtgCCCTGCCGCAGAGGCACCCGGTACCGCTCCCCCGGCCACACCGGCACCTGCCAGCACGGAGCCTGATGCACCAGCTCCCCGAGGCGATGGGGAAGCTCCAGCAG ATGCTTCAACATCGATGGCTCAAGATGCCGTTGGAAGATCGCACGCCCGGTTTAGATCACTGTTTTCCTTCGccactgcagggagggagggaggcacgAGGCCTCATAGCCCCAGCGCGTTTTCGTTGCCTCCACCTCTCTACTTGGGTCCAGGCTATGTTCTCTCCCTGCTTGCTTCCTGCTTGTTGTTATTCATACTCCCAAAATAACCCATGCCAGGCCTTTGCTGAAGGAGAATGTTCaagatttaaaacacacattaACCAACTTGAGCCCGTCTGGGggattttcagcagaaaatcccTCCAGCCccatttttccccatctttcacaACATTTTAG